A genomic segment from Antedon mediterranea chromosome 6, ecAntMedi1.1, whole genome shotgun sequence encodes:
- the LOC140052007 gene encoding NFU1 iron-sulfur cluster scaffold homolog, mitochondrial-like, translating into MAGIGGRTVFRNYGVLGCLPKLSSRFSGNSHAMICRQSSTLSQLDRHTAFFRRQDYFQPVRTMFIQTQETPNPNSLKFTPGVPVMESGTRDFPNVSSAYASPLARQLFRLDGVCGVFLGPDFITVTRTDDEVEWKTLKPEIYATIMDFFASGVPVITEEEGPQDTVVDEDDDEVVAMIKELLDTRIRPTVQEDGGDIIYKGFENGVVKLKLQGACTSCPSSVVTLKSGVENMLQFYVPEVVSVEQVEDESDIASNEAFKKLEEKLGET; encoded by the exons ATTTAGTGGCAATAGTCATGCTATGATTTGCAGACAATCTAGTACACTATCACAACTTGATAGACACACTGCATTCTTTAGAAGACAAGactattttcaaccag TTCGAACTATGTTTATTCAAACTCAAGAAACACCAAATCCTAACAGTCTTAAGTTTACACCAGGCGTCCCTGTTATGGAGTCTGGCACCAGAGATTTCCCCAATGTGTCATCAGCTTATGCATCACCATTAGCTAG GCAGCTTTTCAGGTTAGACGGTGTTTGTGGTGTGTTTCTTGGACCTGACTTCATTACTGTTACAAGGACAGACGACGAGGTGGAATGGAAGACTTTAAAACCTGAGATTTATGCAACAATTATGGACTTCTTTGCTTCTGGCGTTCCTGTCATAACGGAAGAAGAAGGCCCACAGGATACAG TTGTGGATGAAGATGATGACGAAGTTGTTGCCATGATCAAAGAGTTGCTAGATACAAGGATTCGTCCAACGGTCCAGGAAGATGGTGGAGATATTATATATAAG GGTTTTGAGAATGGTGTGGTGAAGTTGAAGTTACAAGGAGCATGTACCAGTTGTCCAAGTTCTGTTGTCACACTCAAAAGTGGTGTGGAGAACATGTTGCAATTCTATGTTCCTGAAGTAGTATCAGTCGAGCAG gtTGAAGACGAGTCAGATATTGCATCAAATGAAGCTTTTAAGAAATTAGAAGAAAAACTCGGAGAAACATAA